The Bactrocera dorsalis isolate Fly_Bdor chromosome 2, ASM2337382v1, whole genome shotgun sequence region CAACACAGAATGTGGACCGGGTGATGCTAACGGACCATGCGAGAAACGTTTCAGTGGTGGGCGATGGAAAGAACGCAGTTTCATAGGACCCATGTATGTCTAAAAGACAAATGAAAATgcttgcaaacaaattttaatgcttaaaataataCATACCGGTATAAAAGGCGAGCGTAGCTCAACTACTGGCGTGGAATGCTGTATTAAATTGCCGCCGCCCACTTTAAGTCGCAATGTTGGCTCAGTCTTAGGCTGATAGTAGCTGTTGGGAGTTCACATGGAAATTACATTGTATATCTTAAAAATAGATGGGTTTGACACAACTTACGAATCGTTTGAAATATTGAAGGGGTCACGATCTGGACTCTTGGGCGGTGGCGGTGGCGTGTCCTCGGCCAACACATTGATAACACCTGCTTTGCCTAACAAAATCTTTGATTTCTTAACATGTGGATGAGGTATTTTGATTTTCGGTGGTGGTCCtgtatttttgctaattttcgATGGATCAATGTCATCCGGTATGCCGAGTATAATATTCTCATCATTCGGATCAAGCGTGAGCACTTTCGGTTTTGGTAATTTGGTCATCTGTTCGGCATCCCAGATGATCTCATCCTCCCATTTGCCGTAAATCAATTCTTCATTCTCCACCGGAAAGATGCTGTACCAAGTGTCGTCCACTGCTTCGGGTACTTTACTTTGTaggctgaaatattttttgttaaaaatttttaattaaaaaaaatttccgaaaatgtcaCTTCTCTTCATACTCACATTTGATTAGCCTTCTTGCTGGAAGACGAGCCACCTTGCGCTTTGCCACTTCCGGTGTTTCCCGATACGGGCATTGTTTTGCCCGGCTGGCTGAACGCGCCCGCTGTGCGAGAACCACTTGATGGCAACCAGCCAGCTGCGATTGTCTTTGAATTCAATTTCTGCAATACTTTCGCTTTGATATCGTTACCATCCCACACAACCTCATCTTCCCAATGCAGTTGCGAAACCATTAAAAATGCATCGTCGGCAATGGGTTCACCTTTGATTTCTACATCTTCTTCAACTGGCATTAAAGCTTGTGTGTCTGTTGCAACACCTTTTTGTGGCGTACCGgaggtttttgttttaaagcCGTAATTGAAACCTTCCCCAGAATCCGGCACTTCTAGCATATCATACCAAATTTGCGCCGGTCCGTAACGCCAGTCAGCAATTTTGGGTTTACTATCACTGTTATCACCGCTCTCGGGGCCTTCGGGTTTGACATCTTCATTATTTGTAATGCTCAATAATTTATCTTCGTCATCGGAAACGCATTGATATGGCATTGGGTCGGGACCGTAGTGCAATCCGAATCCCTTTTTCTTCGGCTCTTCTGAATCGCTCGTGGAATCGGAACCAGTATTCGGATTCTAAAGGAtcaagataaataaataaaggttTTGATTTTTTAGCGCAAAGTACCCACCTTCACATCACGTGAGTGCTTGCGCCGTCGCCTTCTTTTCTTCACACTACGCCAAATCTGTGGCAAACTTGAAGGTTTCCCCGGCCCAAAAAGTCGTGAAAAACGCAAAACCTTATCGGGACGAAAGTCTGGAAATAATTCTCTCACATCCACATTGGCGTATTTGGATGGCAGCATATCTGCTAAGGGTGTGTCCAACTTGCGTTCTGTTgctacattttgaaaaaaagaaataaaataaaattattaaataaataaataaaaataatttattttttacgttCAAACATACGTTTATCTAATTTTGTGTCGCCATTTACATTGTCCGGTCCATTTGTTTTAGGTACACTCTCAAcattattgctgcttgacatatTGCGTATAGGTGCAAGCGGTGGAGGCATTAGTTCCTTATCGTCTTTGGTTATACCTAATAtgatattcaaattatttttaagttctttttgcaagttttaatttaatttacttgaaGCCTCCACTTTTGAGGCCGGTATTGCGTCCTCAAGATCTTCAAGTATGCTTTGTTCATTGGAAGGAGGAGTGCGCGGGCAATCTTCTGATAGTTCTGTTATATCTGAGTAATCTATTGCACTGTCATCTTTGACAATTTCACCATCATCTTCATTATCAGCTTCATTGCCATCGTTATTCGTAAATCCCGCTTTTAAGGCATCAAAATCACTCATTGGATGTTTAGGAGCATCTACGTCATCCATTTCATCTTTTTCGGTATCTATTACTTCGTTTAACATTGAGTTTAGGCCCAATCTGTAAATATTCATTAccataagaaaaaaaacaataacaattgcaaCGACTGCTATTGTGTATACGTACTTAGCCAAAGAAGATATGTGCTCACGGAATTCTGGATCGAATGCGTTGCCGGCATCATCGTCCATTAATTTTCCTTCCGAGTCTATATTACCAAATAATATGCCCGTCAAGTCCATTCCAAAACCACCACCGGCGTTGCTATCAGCGGAGCCCCCACCGCCACGACCGGTTGAACCATCATCATCGCTATCCGAACTCATATTGCAAAAGTTTCACGATTTCTCGTATATTTATGCAGCGATAGGCATATAAGAATGGAAATAAACttatttactaattattttataacatgaaactataaaattaaaagaactatTATTTTTCACAGAAAATCGAAATCAACTTTCCTGACAAAAGATGTAAAAATCAGATGTAAGAATTCTGCGATGTTGCCGTATTACAGGTGATACTAGAATTTATAATCAGAATTAGTACTAAACTTTTAGTTTATTAAGCGAAAGAGTTTCAGTTATTTACCATAAAAAGTTATATaccaaattaattaatattaattaaatgtaaaaaagcaaTAATGATCATAACAAATGAATTTAGCACCGATGTAGCAACATTTAGTAGTTTACCATTTTACTGAAACATAAACTAGCTTCCTACACATTGGCAACGCAAAAGttggaatttaaaaaagaatGGCAATACCGTTCACGTTTTGTTTATACACTGTCAGTGTTCTATTTGTTTTGCTAAGTAAAATCGCGTCTCTTTGACATATTTGAATGTATTTTTCATAACGACGAGCTTTAATGagataaattgtttataaacttTGGTGTCTGTTGAAAAACtacaaaatgttaaaatatgatTATGGAAAACGCATCAAAGCGATGATAAATCGTGAAATTGGATTGGAAAAACGTGAAGTATCTATAAGCAAATTGAGCCATAAATATCACGAAAATTTGAGTAAGTATAAGATTCCTGCTGTGTAACATGCGTTTATGCGTTTGTACTAATTAACTGAAATAATTTTAGCGGACTTAGAAGACCGTTTTCATGATCAAAATGCACgatatgataaaataaaaaataaaataaaagaagaaactGAAAAATGCAATGAGATTCAAAAAACGATAGACGACTGGAAGAAGCGAATATCAGAAATGCAAAATGAAGCTCAACGCTGCGTAGCTGAGGCAGTACACAACCGCCAACAATTAATTCAGCAATTAGATGAGTAAGATAATTTACGCTCATTTTAAATATCGGttgctaaaaatttaataattactcTCTTTTTTACCTAGAATACATACATTAAAGCTAGCAACCAATACATACATTAATTTGAACGCACTTCCTGAACGCATACAAGGTGTTTTTGTACAAGAGACAGAAGTTCACAGGAGTTGGCACCCTTTTTGCTTTGAACCTTTAAGTCACACGCCAGAGGAAGTGCGACAGATTATTTGGGGCAATTCAGAAAAGGCTGTGGCCTATAGTGAAGCATGGGAGCGTCTGGTATTCCGTTCGGTACGCGAAATGCTGTTGCAATCAACTAAGGGCAgttaatttatgttttag contains the following coding sequences:
- the LOC105231869 gene encoding kinetochore protein Spc25 produces the protein MLKYDYGKRIKAMINREIGLEKREVSISKLSHKYHENLTDLEDRFHDQNARYDKIKNKIKEETEKCNEIQKTIDDWKKRISEMQNEAQRCVAEAVHNRQQLIQQLDEIHTLKLATNTYINLNALPERIQGVFVQETEVHRSWHPFCFEPLSHTPEEVRQIIWGNSEKAVAYSEAWERLVFRSVREMLLQSTKGS